From Saccharothrix espanaensis DSM 44229, the proteins below share one genomic window:
- a CDS encoding NHL repeat-containing protein, which translates to MRLLPVVFALALLVFGTPAIAAPAPGADTYAYTASTVESSFVEGTTNAWITGDDVGTWIDLPFKLPFYGTMYERAVIRVDGSLGFAGNSPTQPPKQIPSPNQPNGSVYAFWDDLVVDAEASVWTGTDGVAPNRRFIVEWRNVTLKSVPGSRLTAEVVFGENGVILLQYRGLDQPAERGATALVGVENADGTSAFVWSENEAKLSDGVAVRLHVPGTAIARGRITDANTGRYLYSAKVSTTLGGRTTSTSVDYLGTYQLEVSATDPRITVSLDGSPPVVLAPGSVPEHTVLTLDHAFKTPILDPPPNVLEITVPAGGKTTASAPVHNSGTAPGSWTTVREIAGGSTPPRPGASGPLRSWDPKASGVEKSYGVAELNGDVWLSSPSTHQLTRLTPEGVVRDRTTLPDTEKPADLALVGDKLCYVNSSTYDGGAVIHCVRPLTGEVTPLLTTVPHVVGGTSGLAYNPASDVFHLIDDRTVWTVKGTSHPDVGALVSSCLIKFSRWDPNYYPEGAALGPHGDIWVYESTGDYNGRTGRIELIDPTDCQSGDLLGWSPIPSPYNAGGMESDAAGNVWAYTAPRFAGPFPPTGPANISLFQTRYPIYTELPWLSSGTAPTIAPGATGQAVVDIDATTLRPGVHNVALDLRTTSPGNPSLGIPIRLTVT; encoded by the coding sequence ATGCGCCTCTTGCCCGTCGTATTCGCCCTGGCGTTGCTCGTTTTCGGCACACCGGCGATCGCAGCGCCCGCGCCCGGCGCCGATACCTACGCCTACACCGCCTCGACCGTCGAATCGTCCTTTGTGGAGGGTACGACCAACGCCTGGATCACCGGCGACGACGTGGGCACGTGGATCGACCTGCCGTTCAAATTGCCGTTCTACGGAACGATGTACGAGCGCGCCGTGATCAGGGTCGACGGCTCTCTCGGCTTCGCCGGGAACAGTCCCACGCAGCCGCCCAAGCAGATCCCGTCGCCGAACCAGCCCAACGGCAGCGTGTACGCATTCTGGGACGACCTGGTGGTCGACGCCGAAGCGAGCGTGTGGACCGGGACCGACGGCGTCGCACCGAACCGGCGTTTCATCGTCGAGTGGCGCAACGTGACGCTGAAGTCGGTGCCCGGCAGCAGGTTGACCGCCGAGGTGGTGTTCGGCGAGAACGGCGTGATCCTGCTCCAGTACCGGGGCCTGGACCAGCCCGCCGAACGCGGCGCGACCGCCCTGGTCGGGGTCGAGAACGCCGACGGCACCAGCGCCTTCGTGTGGTCGGAGAACGAGGCGAAGCTGTCGGACGGCGTGGCCGTCCGGTTGCACGTACCCGGCACCGCGATCGCCCGTGGCCGGATCACCGATGCCAACACCGGCCGGTACCTGTACAGCGCCAAGGTGTCCACGACCTTGGGCGGCCGGACCACGAGCACCTCGGTGGACTACCTCGGCACCTACCAGCTCGAAGTCTCCGCGACCGATCCTCGCATCACGGTGAGCCTCGACGGATCACCGCCGGTGGTCCTGGCACCCGGATCCGTGCCGGAGCACACGGTGCTCACGCTGGACCACGCGTTCAAGACACCGATCTTGGACCCGCCGCCGAACGTACTGGAGATCACCGTGCCGGCCGGCGGGAAGACCACGGCGTCGGCACCGGTCCACAACTCCGGCACCGCACCCGGTTCCTGGACGACGGTCCGGGAGATCGCCGGCGGCTCCACGCCGCCCCGACCCGGCGCGTCCGGCCCGCTGCGCTCCTGGGACCCCAAGGCTTCCGGCGTCGAGAAAAGCTACGGCGTGGCGGAGTTGAACGGCGACGTGTGGCTCAGCTCGCCGTCCACGCACCAGTTGACCCGCCTCACCCCGGAGGGCGTCGTACGCGACCGGACGACGTTGCCCGACACCGAGAAGCCGGCGGACCTCGCGCTGGTGGGCGACAAGTTGTGCTACGTCAACAGTTCGACGTACGACGGCGGCGCGGTGATCCACTGCGTGCGCCCCCTGACCGGCGAGGTCACCCCGTTGCTGACGACGGTCCCCCACGTCGTGGGAGGGACGAGCGGCTTGGCCTACAACCCGGCCTCCGACGTCTTCCACCTGATCGACGACCGGACGGTGTGGACCGTCAAGGGCACCTCGCACCCGGACGTGGGCGCGCTGGTGTCGTCGTGCCTGATCAAGTTCAGCCGGTGGGACCCGAACTACTACCCGGAGGGCGCCGCACTGGGCCCGCACGGCGACATCTGGGTCTACGAGTCCACCGGCGACTACAACGGCCGCACCGGCCGGATCGAACTGATCGACCCCACCGACTGTCAGTCCGGTGACCTGCTCGGCTGGTCGCCCATCCCCAGCCCGTACAACGCGGGCGGCATGGAATCGGACGCGGCGGGCAACGTCTGGGCCTACACCGCCCCGCGCTTCGCCGGCCCGTTCCCCCCGACCGGCCCGGCGAACATCAGCCTGTTCCAAACCCGCTACCCGATCTACACGGAGCTGCCGTGGCTCTCGTCCGGCACGGCCCCCACCATCGCGCCGGGAGCGACCGGGCAGGCCGTGGTCGACATCGACGCGACGACCCTGCGGCCGGGTGTGCACAACGTCGCCTTGGACCTGCGCACCACTAGTCCGGGCAACCCCAGCCTCGGCATACCCATCCGCCTCACCGTGACGTGA
- a CDS encoding MerR family transcriptional regulator: MQIGEVAERTGLSLRTIRYYEEVGLVVPSDRSQGGFRLYAEPDVDRLQVIKRMKPLGFQLEEMRELLALLETHSATDDRDQHLDRLAAFHAAAEERCEELRAQLRIAEEFAGALRAYLPGD; the protein is encoded by the coding sequence ATGCAGATCGGCGAGGTGGCCGAGCGGACCGGCCTGTCGCTGCGCACGATCCGCTACTACGAGGAAGTCGGCCTGGTCGTGCCCAGCGACCGGAGCCAGGGCGGATTCCGCCTCTACGCCGAACCCGACGTCGATCGCCTCCAGGTGATCAAGCGCATGAAGCCGCTGGGCTTCCAACTGGAGGAGATGCGCGAACTGCTCGCGCTCCTCGAGACCCACTCCGCCACCGACGACCGCGACCAGCACCTCGACCGCCTCGCGGCGTTCCACGCCGCAGCCGAGGAGCGCTGCGAGGAACTCCGTGCCCAACTGCGGATCGCCGAGGAGTTCGCCGGTGCTCTGCGGGCCTACCTGCCCGGCGACTGA
- a CDS encoding AfsR/SARP family transcriptional regulator encodes MTVQFRLLGDVEAHVRGQPIGIGYPQLRCVLAVLLVEANHAVSVDQLVDRVWGDRRLPRNPRAAVQHSMTLLRSALSGAADVAITRKPPRCYQLDVEPETVDFHRFRRLVEDGRAADDDARAAALLEQALTLWCGEPFAGLTSPWLESTRATLILHRHEARLDLADVRLRLGLHAALLPDLAAWTAKNALDERLACQFMTALYRSGRPAEALDHYQRVRGRLADELGTDPSPPLRRLHEQVLAADPALAAPTVRSGPATVPVTVPRHLPAQPLFFTGRTRELADLDTALGKDDADDSVPISVIGGIGGIGKTWLALHWAYRHLDRFPDGQLYVNMRGFDPAAQPMPAETVVRVFLDALGVAPAAVPLDLDAQIGLYRSLVAGKKMLIFLDNAADTSQVAALLPGSPTCTALVTSRRHLSGLVAAHGARFLSLDRMTDQEAYRLLARHLGDDRLTAQPGVATELLSCCGGLPLAISMVGARATRNADFPLTVLADELRDQSGVLNALDTSDDLVSLRAVFSWSYRALSAGAAAVFKALGLAPGTDTCLHAIASLTALPTARARTCLRELEQAHLVGQHAAGRYRMHDLVRLYARERAHQDNPPAATTDALRRLVDFYLHTAHTADQVLDPHRDPIRIGTPADGCAFTTIEDEPAAMRWLATEFRNLLTVQELAARQGWHTPGWQVAWTLDTFFRRRGNYHDAVRAWRAGVASADRMSDTATQTLARRRLGNACGGLGLHAEALRHLRHALAVSEKTGDALGQAHAHATLGGVWEVRGDDRRALEHALPALRLYQDLDLPVWVAWTHGQVGWHQAKSGLYPQARTHCEAALALARRHRDRELEATTVDSLGYIAHHTGRLGQALDHYRQALALLRELGHDYNEVDTLDRLGQTYRALGHDDLAGATWRRAVQLCQSQQRADVAGRIQRQLDVLRQEQRAPAAQVSRT; translated from the coding sequence ATGACGGTGCAGTTCCGTCTGCTGGGCGACGTCGAGGCGCACGTCCGAGGTCAGCCGATCGGGATCGGCTACCCGCAACTGCGGTGCGTGCTGGCGGTCCTGCTGGTCGAGGCGAACCACGCGGTGTCGGTGGACCAACTGGTGGACCGGGTGTGGGGCGATCGCCGCCTGCCTCGCAACCCGCGCGCGGCGGTCCAGCACAGCATGACCCTGCTCCGCAGCGCCTTGTCCGGCGCGGCGGACGTGGCGATCACCCGCAAGCCGCCGAGGTGCTACCAACTCGACGTCGAGCCCGAGACGGTCGACTTCCACCGGTTCCGCCGACTGGTCGAGGACGGTCGTGCCGCCGACGACGACGCTCGCGCCGCCGCCCTGCTCGAACAGGCGTTGACGTTGTGGTGCGGGGAACCGTTCGCCGGGTTGACCTCTCCCTGGTTGGAGTCCACCCGCGCGACCCTGATCTTGCACCGCCACGAGGCCAGGCTCGATCTCGCCGACGTCCGGCTCCGGCTCGGCCTGCACGCCGCCCTGCTGCCCGACCTGGCGGCGTGGACGGCCAAGAACGCACTGGACGAGCGCCTGGCGTGCCAGTTCATGACCGCCCTGTACCGCAGCGGTCGACCGGCCGAGGCGCTGGACCACTACCAGCGGGTGCGCGGCCGGTTGGCCGACGAACTCGGCACCGACCCCAGCCCACCGCTGCGTCGCTTGCACGAACAGGTCTTGGCGGCCGACCCGGCGCTGGCGGCTCCCACCGTGCGATCCGGTCCGGCGACCGTCCCGGTGACGGTACCGCGCCACCTCCCGGCCCAGCCGCTCTTCTTCACGGGCAGGACGCGCGAACTGGCCGACCTCGACACCGCACTGGGAAAGGACGACGCTGACGACAGCGTGCCGATTTCAGTGATCGGCGGGATCGGCGGGATCGGCAAGACCTGGTTGGCGCTGCACTGGGCGTACCGGCACCTCGACCGGTTCCCCGACGGCCAGTTGTACGTCAACATGCGCGGCTTCGATCCCGCCGCGCAACCGATGCCCGCAGAGACGGTGGTGCGCGTCTTCCTCGACGCGCTCGGCGTCGCCCCCGCCGCCGTCCCGCTCGACCTGGACGCCCAGATCGGCCTGTACCGCAGTCTGGTCGCGGGCAAGAAGATGCTGATATTCCTGGACAACGCCGCTGACACGAGTCAGGTCGCCGCCCTCCTGCCCGGCAGCCCGACCTGCACCGCGCTGGTCACCAGCCGTCGGCACCTCAGCGGGCTGGTCGCCGCGCACGGCGCGCGTTTCCTGAGCCTGGACCGGATGACGGACCAGGAGGCCTACCGGTTGCTGGCCCGGCACCTCGGCGACGACCGGCTGACCGCCCAACCCGGTGTGGCGACGGAACTGCTGTCCTGTTGCGGGGGATTGCCGCTGGCGATCAGCATGGTGGGCGCACGCGCCACCAGGAACGCGGACTTCCCGTTGACGGTGCTGGCCGACGAGCTGCGCGACCAGTCCGGCGTGCTGAACGCCTTGGACACCAGCGACGACCTCGTGAGTCTCCGCGCGGTGTTCTCCTGGTCCTACCGCGCTCTGTCCGCCGGGGCAGCCGCCGTGTTCAAGGCTCTCGGGCTCGCCCCCGGCACGGACACCTGTCTGCACGCCATCGCGAGTCTGACCGCGCTGCCCACCGCCCGCGCCCGGACTTGTCTCCGTGAACTGGAACAGGCGCACCTGGTCGGCCAACACGCCGCAGGCCGCTACCGGATGCACGACCTCGTCCGGCTGTACGCACGTGAACGCGCCCACCAGGACAACCCTCCGGCAGCCACCACCGACGCACTGCGGCGATTGGTCGACTTCTACCTGCACACCGCGCACACGGCGGACCAGGTGCTGGACCCGCACCGCGATCCGATCCGGATCGGGACCCCCGCCGACGGCTGTGCCTTCACCACGATCGAGGACGAGCCGGCCGCGATGAGGTGGCTGGCGACCGAGTTCCGGAACCTGCTGACCGTCCAGGAACTGGCTGCGCGGCAGGGTTGGCACACTCCGGGCTGGCAGGTGGCCTGGACGTTGGACACGTTCTTCCGGAGGCGCGGCAACTACCACGACGCGGTCCGGGCGTGGCGGGCGGGCGTGGCCTCCGCCGACCGCATGAGCGACACCGCCACGCAGACCCTGGCCCGCAGACGCCTCGGCAACGCGTGCGGTGGGTTGGGACTCCACGCCGAAGCCCTGCGGCACCTCCGTCACGCCCTCGCGGTCAGCGAGAAGACGGGCGACGCCCTCGGCCAGGCCCACGCCCACGCCACCCTCGGCGGCGTCTGGGAGGTGCGGGGCGACGACCGGCGGGCGTTGGAGCACGCCCTCCCGGCCCTGCGGCTCTACCAGGACCTCGACCTGCCGGTGTGGGTGGCCTGGACGCACGGCCAGGTGGGCTGGCACCAGGCCAAGTCCGGCCTCTACCCGCAGGCGCGCACGCACTGCGAGGCCGCCTTGGCCCTGGCCCGCCGCCATCGCGACCGCGAGCTGGAAGCGACCACAGTGGACAGTCTGGGCTACATCGCCCACCACACCGGTCGGCTGGGCCAGGCCCTCGACCACTACCGGCAGGCGCTCGCACTGCTCCGCGAACTCGGCCACGACTACAACGAAGTCGACACCCTGGATCGCCTCGGGCAGACCTACCGCGCTCTCGGCCACGACGACCTGGCCGGCGCGACGTGGCGGCGGGCCGTCCAGTTGTGCCAGTCTCAACAGCGAGCCGACGTCGCCGGCAGAATCCAGCGACAACTGGACGTCCTCCGTCAGGAGCAGCGCGCCCCGGCGGCACAGGTCTCGCGGACGTGA
- a CDS encoding HPF/RaiA family ribosome-associated protein has product MQIQVNTDHNIHGGERLATYVTNDLENGLSRFSGWLTRVEVHLSDDGNGKPEDKKCVIEARPGGKQPVAVTHHATTVDDAYAGAAHKLAKVLESQYDRAHDHKGSDSIRHMPAPEDPDQVGVIKPQG; this is encoded by the coding sequence ATGCAGATCCAGGTCAACACCGACCACAACATCCACGGTGGCGAACGACTGGCCACCTACGTGACCAACGACCTGGAGAACGGCCTGTCCCGGTTCAGCGGATGGTTGACCCGGGTGGAGGTGCACCTCAGCGACGACGGGAACGGCAAGCCGGAAGACAAGAAGTGCGTCATCGAGGCGCGGCCCGGTGGCAAGCAGCCGGTCGCGGTCACCCATCACGCGACCACCGTTGACGACGCGTACGCCGGGGCGGCGCACAAACTGGCGAAGGTGCTGGAATCCCAGTACGACCGCGCCCACGACCACAAGGGCAGCGACAGCATCCGCCACATGCCCGCGCCGGAAGACCCGGACCAGGTGGGCGTGATCAAGCCGCAGGGCTGA
- a CDS encoding FAD-dependent monooxygenase, whose protein sequence is MTTRHAVISGASIAGLSAAFWLKRTGWQVTVLERAEEFRDGGQNVDVRGVAREVLARMGLTEAVRALNTTETGTVFVDAVGKVIAELPSDGPDGATAELEVLRGDLARAVLDHLPAGVEIHYGDLIAEVDERADAVAVTTAAGRVLRADLLVIAEGVRSTTRDRLFGDQVDRRELGIAMLFGTIPRTADDDDRWRWHTTTGGRQVHLRPDNRGTTRAMLAYAHADNLTNLDRVDLLARVRDHYAGAGWETSRVLDGFDTSPDVHLDHLTQIRMPTWRRGRVCLAGDAAWCVTPMGGGGASLALVAGYVLAATLSSAALSSAEPDTGLAAYEEWMRPLVKDVQQLPRGIERMAFPRTRFGLTTHNAVLRALTSPVLKPLMARFTQVAGSDRPLPPISTPLTSTPPTVDAADPSTVE, encoded by the coding sequence GTGACCACCAGGCATGCGGTGATCTCCGGCGCGAGCATCGCCGGGCTGTCGGCCGCTTTCTGGCTGAAACGCACCGGGTGGCAGGTGACCGTGCTGGAGCGGGCCGAGGAGTTCCGCGACGGCGGGCAGAACGTCGACGTCCGCGGCGTCGCCCGCGAGGTGCTTGCGCGGATGGGGCTCACCGAGGCGGTGCGGGCGCTCAACACCACCGAAACCGGCACGGTGTTCGTGGACGCGGTGGGGAAGGTCATCGCGGAACTGCCCTCGGACGGCCCGGACGGCGCGACCGCCGAGCTGGAGGTGCTGCGGGGCGACCTCGCCCGCGCGGTCCTGGACCACCTGCCGGCGGGCGTCGAAATCCACTACGGCGACCTGATCGCCGAGGTGGACGAGCGCGCCGACGCGGTCGCGGTGACGACCGCCGCCGGCCGCGTGCTGCGCGCGGATCTGCTGGTGATCGCCGAAGGGGTCCGCTCGACCACCCGTGACCGGCTGTTCGGCGACCAGGTCGACCGCCGGGAGCTGGGCATCGCGATGCTGTTCGGCACGATCCCGCGCACCGCGGACGACGACGACCGGTGGCGCTGGCACACCACCACCGGTGGACGGCAGGTCCACCTGCGGCCCGACAACCGCGGCACCACGCGCGCCATGCTCGCCTACGCGCACGCGGACAACCTGACCAACCTCGACCGCGTCGACCTGCTGGCCCGCGTGCGCGACCACTACGCGGGCGCGGGTTGGGAGACGTCCCGCGTCCTGGACGGGTTCGACACCTCCCCCGACGTCCACCTCGACCACCTGACCCAAATCCGGATGCCCACCTGGCGGCGCGGTCGGGTGTGCCTCGCGGGTGACGCGGCCTGGTGCGTCACGCCGATGGGCGGCGGCGGCGCGTCGCTCGCCCTGGTCGCCGGGTACGTCCTGGCCGCTACCCTCTCCTCCGCCGCCCTCTCCTCCGCCGAACCGGACACCGGCCTCGCCGCCTACGAGGAGTGGATGCGGCCCCTGGTCAAGGATGTCCAGCAGCTCCCGCGCGGCATCGAGCGCATGGCCTTCCCCCGGACCCGTTTCGGCCTGACCACGCACAACGCCGTCCTCAGAGCCCTCACGTCCCCGGTGCTGAAACCGCTGATGGCCAGGTTCACCCAGGTCGCCGGTTCCGACCGCCCGCTCCCCCCGATCTCCACTCCGCTGACCTCCACGCCGCCGACCGTCGACGCGGCAGATCCGTCCACTGTGGAGTGA
- a CDS encoding metal-dependent hydrolase, giving the protein MLLFILFGNRQRARFGVSAMWQRNGVGCREPGRSAQEIVMLGTTHAGTGWCAGLALASLLGAHTVPQAVVVATVTAGSALIPDLDHPGSRASRLVGPITGVLSRIARGASRGLYEITKGPRDEPVSGKHRHATHTVAFAALLGWWINWATGSMGTWAAGAVLALAVLLAADALGDWVLAMAALIGVVWLADGTLTRELAALAGWIGWAVAVGCVVHCLGDALTRSGCPFLWPIPISGETWYEIRPPRPLRFRTGGAVERFVVLPACAVAGVLLVPGVWPAVLAVVDRT; this is encoded by the coding sequence GTGCTGCTGTTCATCCTTTTCGGCAACCGGCAACGCGCGCGGTTCGGCGTTTCCGCGATGTGGCAGCGGAACGGCGTCGGCTGTCGTGAGCCGGGACGTTCCGCTCAGGAGATCGTGATGCTCGGCACGACCCACGCCGGCACCGGGTGGTGCGCCGGACTCGCCCTGGCCTCGCTGCTCGGCGCGCACACCGTGCCGCAGGCGGTGGTGGTCGCCACCGTCACCGCCGGGTCGGCGCTCATCCCGGACCTGGACCACCCCGGCTCCCGGGCGTCGCGGCTCGTCGGGCCGATCACCGGGGTGTTGTCGAGGATCGCGCGGGGTGCGTCGCGCGGTCTGTACGAGATCACCAAGGGGCCGCGGGACGAGCCGGTGTCGGGCAAGCACCGGCACGCCACCCACACCGTGGCGTTCGCGGCCCTGCTCGGGTGGTGGATCAACTGGGCGACCGGCTCGATGGGCACGTGGGCGGCCGGTGCGGTGCTCGCGCTGGCGGTGCTGCTCGCGGCCGACGCGCTCGGCGACTGGGTGCTCGCGATGGCGGCGCTGATCGGGGTGGTGTGGCTGGCGGACGGGACCCTGACGCGGGAGTTGGCCGCGCTCGCCGGGTGGATCGGGTGGGCGGTCGCGGTGGGCTGCGTGGTGCACTGCCTCGGCGACGCGCTGACCCGTTCCGGCTGCCCGTTCCTGTGGCCGATCCCGATCAGCGGCGAAACCTGGTACGAAATCCGCCCACCCCGCCCGCTGCGCTTCCGCACGGGTGGCGCGGTGGAGCGGTTCGTGGTGCTGCCCGCGTGCGCGGTGGCGGGAGTGCTGCTGGTGCCGGGCGTGTGGCCGGCGGTGCTCGCCGTGGTGGACCGGACCTGA
- a CDS encoding CoA transferase, with translation MARIATGSSAGRRGYDGLVHAGSGIAVAEGSADRPGVLPARASDHGTGYLLAAAVPRGLTECAEPDGRHVRLSLAGTASRLPHDLRPADVDDLDGYDPAPWLTGTDSPHGSLRHARSPMGYDGVPPAWGRPPGRWAADRAEWLA, from the coding sequence GTGGCGAGGATCGCAACCGGGTCGTCGGCGGGTCGGCGCGGGTACGACGGCCTGGTGCATGCGGGCAGCGGTATCGCGGTGGCCGAGGGCTCGGCCGACCGGCCAGGCGTGCTGCCGGCGCGGGCGTCGGACCACGGCACCGGGTACCTGCTGGCCGCCGCCGTGCCGCGCGGGCTGACCGAGTGCGCGGAGCCCGACGGTCGGCATGTGCGGCTCTCGTTGGCGGGCACCGCCTCCCGGCTGCCGCACGACCTGCGGCCAGCCGATGTGGACGATCTGGACGGGTACGATCCCGCGCCGTGGCTCACCGGAACCGACTCGCCACACGGCTCGCTCCGGCACGCGCGGTCCCCGATGGGCTACGACGGTGTGCCGCCCGCCTGGGGCCGGCCACCGGGCCGGTGGGCCGCGGACCGGGCGGAGTGGCTCGCGTGA
- a CDS encoding metallophosphoesterase family protein, producing MKVVVLADTHAPRRWKTCPPAVAAHLRDADVVLHAGDVCVPSVLDELAAFAPVIAVSGNNDGPDVVAWGAPEVVEFELDGLRVGMIHDSGPATGRAARMRRRFPDAGLVVFGHSHIPWDETVDGVRVFNPGSPTDRRRQPHGTIGLLDVRDGVLLDARIVPVTE from the coding sequence GTGAAGGTCGTGGTCCTCGCGGACACCCACGCGCCTCGGCGCTGGAAGACCTGTCCGCCCGCCGTCGCCGCGCACCTGCGTGACGCGGACGTGGTGCTGCACGCGGGTGACGTGTGCGTGCCTTCGGTGCTGGACGAACTCGCCGCGTTCGCGCCGGTGATCGCCGTCAGCGGCAACAACGACGGGCCCGACGTGGTGGCCTGGGGCGCGCCCGAGGTGGTCGAGTTCGAGCTGGACGGGTTGCGGGTCGGGATGATCCACGACAGCGGACCGGCGACGGGACGTGCGGCGCGGATGCGGCGGCGGTTCCCGGACGCGGGGCTGGTGGTGTTCGGGCACTCGCACATCCCGTGGGACGAGACGGTCGACGGGGTCCGGGTGTTCAACCCCGGATCGCCGACCGACCGGCGGCGGCAACCCCACGGCACGATCGGGTTGCTGGACGTGCGTGACGGCGTGCTGCTGGACGCGCGGATCGTGCCGGTGACGGAGTAG
- a CDS encoding ribonuclease J — protein MAQTSVPPPTLAPDALRVIALGGLGEIGRNMTVFEHEGKLLVVDCGVLFPEEHQPGVDVILPDWTHFRDRLSDVVAVVLTHGHEDHIGGVPYLLRERPDIPIVGSRLTLALLTAKLVEHRITPVTVEVQEGRRLSRGPFDLEFLAVNHSIPDSLAVAIRTAAGLVLHTGDFKMDQFPLDGRMTDLRGFARLGEEGVDLFLVDSTNADVPGFTTAERDLAPAIDEVFRTTPRRVIVSSFASHVHRIQQVLDAAHAHGRKVAFVGRSMVRNMGVATELGYLKVPDGLVVDIKRMDRMPPRQVTLICTGSQGEPMAALSRMAGGDHSIQVEEGDTVLLASSLIPGNENAIYRVINGLTDRGANVVHKGNAKVHVSGHASAGELVYCYNIVQPANVLPVHGEARHLRANAELAVKTGVHRERVPIAANGHVVDLQDGRARITGRVEIHNVYVDGQTVGGVTEASLAQRRTLGEEGVITVVAIVDTDSRRLAEPPDFIAHGFEHDTSTFVPTTAAIEKALAGAAERSVTDFEELERLIAREVQNWAFRTHRRRPVVIPVVVEA, from the coding sequence ATGGCTCAAACCTCCGTCCCTCCGCCGACCCTCGCCCCCGACGCGCTGCGCGTCATCGCCCTGGGCGGGCTCGGCGAGATCGGGCGGAACATGACCGTGTTCGAGCACGAGGGCAAGCTGCTCGTCGTGGACTGCGGCGTGCTGTTCCCGGAGGAGCACCAGCCCGGAGTGGACGTGATCCTCCCGGACTGGACCCACTTCCGGGACCGGCTGTCCGATGTGGTCGCGGTCGTGCTCACCCACGGCCACGAGGACCACATTGGCGGGGTCCCCTACCTGCTGCGCGAACGCCCCGACATCCCCATCGTCGGCTCACGCCTGACCCTGGCCCTGTTGACGGCCAAGCTCGTCGAACACCGCATCACCCCGGTGACGGTGGAGGTCCAGGAAGGACGCCGGCTCTCGCGAGGACCGTTCGACCTGGAGTTCCTGGCGGTCAACCACTCCATCCCCGACAGTCTGGCCGTAGCGATCCGCACCGCTGCCGGACTCGTGCTGCACACCGGCGACTTCAAGATGGACCAGTTCCCGCTCGACGGACGCATGACCGACCTGCGCGGCTTCGCCCGCCTCGGAGAGGAAGGCGTCGACCTGTTCCTGGTCGACTCCACCAACGCCGACGTGCCCGGCTTCACCACCGCCGAGCGCGACCTCGCCCCGGCGATCGACGAGGTGTTCCGCACCACCCCGCGCCGCGTCATCGTGTCCAGCTTCGCCAGCCACGTGCACCGCATCCAGCAGGTCCTCGACGCCGCCCACGCCCACGGCCGCAAGGTCGCCTTCGTGGGGCGTTCCATGGTCCGCAACATGGGCGTGGCCACCGAACTCGGCTACCTCAAGGTCCCTGACGGCCTCGTGGTGGACATCAAGCGCATGGACCGGATGCCGCCCCGCCAGGTGACGCTGATCTGCACCGGCTCGCAAGGCGAACCGATGGCCGCGCTGTCGCGCATGGCCGGCGGCGACCACTCGATCCAGGTCGAGGAGGGCGACACCGTCCTGCTGGCCAGCTCGCTCATCCCCGGCAACGAGAACGCCATCTACCGGGTCATCAACGGCCTCACCGACCGCGGCGCGAACGTCGTGCACAAGGGCAACGCCAAGGTCCACGTCTCCGGCCACGCCAGCGCCGGCGAACTCGTCTACTGCTACAACATCGTCCAACCGGCCAACGTCCTGCCCGTGCACGGCGAAGCCCGACACCTGCGCGCCAACGCCGAACTCGCCGTCAAGACCGGCGTGCACCGCGAACGCGTGCCGATCGCCGCCAACGGCCACGTCGTCGACCTCCAGGACGGCCGGGCACGCATCACCGGCAGGGTCGAGATCCACAACGTCTACGTCGACGGTCAGACCGTCGGCGGCGTCACCGAAGCCTCGCTGGCCCAGCGCCGCACCCTGGGCGAGGAAGGCGTCATCACCGTCGTCGCGATCGTCGACACCGACTCCCGCCGCCTCGCCGAACCGCCGGACTTCATCGCCCACGGCTTCGAGCACGACACCTCGACCTTCGTCCCCACGACAGCCGCCATCGAGAAGGCCCTCGCCGGCGCCGCCGAGCGCAGCGTCACCGACTTCGAGGAACTCGAACGGCTCATCGCGCGCGAGGTGCAGAACTGGGCCTTCCGCACCCACCGCCGCCGTCCCGTCGTCATCCCCGTCGTCGTCGAGGCGTGA
- a CDS encoding RICIN domain-containing protein, with the protein MSRRELGGQPQRQAADPLRLRNYKSDRCLAVPSNQGQNGANVVNYDCILGYNDQWWQIWP; encoded by the coding sequence GTGTCTCGCCGTGAACTCGGCGGACAACCGCAACGGCAAGCCGCTGATCCACTACGACTGCGCAACTACAAGAGTGACCGCTGTCTCGCCGTTCCGTCCAACCAGGGCCAGAACGGCGCGAACGTCGTCAACTACGACTGCATCCTCGGGTACAACGACCAGTGGTGGCAGATCTGGCCGTGA